Below is a genomic region from Jiangella gansuensis DSM 44835.
GCCCCTGACTCGGATGCGCTCGACGCCGCGGTGCAGCTCGCCAACCGTGAGTGCGCTGAGGTAGAGCCGACTGGCCGGTGCGTCGGCCCACCAGGCGGCGACCCCGGCGTCCGGCCGGCGCTTGCGCAGTTCGGAGACAAGGTTGGTATCGAGCAGGAAGGTCACGCGCGGCCGGCCAGGTCGACGTCGCGGGGCAGGTCGAGCGCGCGCTCGGCCACGATCTCGTCGAGGACGGCGGAGACATCGTTCGACGGTGCTGCGGAGCTGGTCAGGGCATGCTTGAAGTCCGCCCGGACGTCGACGCCGATGAGTTCGCGATATCGCACGATGTCGATCACGACAGCCACCTCCTCACCATGCCGCGTCACGAACTGCGGGCCCTCGTCCGCGACCTTGCGCAGTAGTTCGCTCAGCCGCTGCTTGGCTTCCTGCACCTGCCAATGCGCTTCCATCTAGACAGACTAGACAGAACAGTTCTGGAGGGCAAACGCTCGATCATGGGCGGCGGTCGGACGCGCCCGGCGGGCGTGGGAGAATTCCAGTCATGCTCAGATGGCTGACAGCGGGGGAGTCGCACGGCCCCGCCCTGGTCGCGGTCCTCGAAGGGTTGCCGGCCGGTGTCGAGGTGACCACGGCCGACATCGATGCCGCGCTGGCGCGCCGCCGGCTCGGCTACGGCCGGGGCGCGCGCATGAAGTTCGAGGCCGACGCGGTCACCGTCCTGGGCGGGCTGCGGCACGGCCGCACGCTGGGCAGCCCCGTCGCCATCCAGGTGGGCAACACGGAGTGGCCGAAGTGGCAGCAGGTGATGTCGGCGGACCCGGTCGACCCGGACGAGCTGGCCGGTCTGGCCCGCAACGCCCCGCTCACCCGGCCCCGTCCCGGTCACGCCGACCTCGCCGGCATGCAGAAGTACGGCTTCGAGGAGTCCCGTCCGGTGCTCGAGCGGGCCAGCGCGCGCGAGACGGCAGCCCGGGTGGCGCTCGGCGCGGTGGCGTCGGCGTTCCTCGCGCAGGCCTACGGAATCCGGCTGGTCAGCCACACCGTCGAGCTGGGGACGGTCGCCGTCCCGGCCGGTTCGCCGCTGCCCACGGCCGACGACGTCGACGCGCTCGACGCCGACCCGTTGCGCTGCTTCGACGCCGACACCAGCAAGCTCATGGTCGCTGAGGTCGACGCCGCGCGCCTCGAGGGCGACACCCTGGGCGGCGTCGTCGAGGTCGTCGTCACCGGCATGCCGCCGGGTGTCGGCAGTTACGTGCACGGCGACCGCAAGCTCGACGCCCGGCTGGCCGGCGCGCTCATGGGCATCCAGGCCATCAAGGGTGTCGAGGTCGGTGACGGCTTCGAGCTCGCCCGCACCCGTGGTTCGAAGGCCCAGGACGAGATCGTGCCCGTCGACGGCGGCGGGGTGCGGCGCACCTCGGGTCGCTCGGGCGGCGTCGAGGGCGGCATGTCCACCGGCGAGACACTGCGGGTCCGCGCCGCCATGAAGCCCATCTCCACCGTCCCGCGCTCGCTTCGCACCATCGACACCGCCACCGGCGACGTCGCCAAGGCCCACCACCAGCGCTCCGACGTGTGTGCGGTGCCGGCCGCCGGGGTGGTCACCGAGGCCATGGTCGCGCTGGTGGTCGCAGAGCTGGCGCTGGAGAAGTTCGGCGGCGACTCCGTGCCCGAGACCGCCCGCAACCTCAAGGCGTACCTCGAGGCCATCCCGCCCGCGCTGGCGGTGCGCTGATGGCGCCACGGGTGGTCGTCGTCGGCCCGCCCGGAGCCGGCAAGACAACGGTCGGGAGGCTCGTGGCGCGGCGCCTCGGGGTCGGATTCCGCGACACCGACGTCGACATCGAGCGGGCGGCGGGCAAGCCGATCAGCGACATCTTCATCGAGGACGGCGAGCCGGCCTTCCGGGAACTCGAGCGCGACGCCGTCGCCACCGGGCTGGCCGAGCACGACGGCGTCCTGGCCCTCGGCGGCGGCGCGGTCGGCTCCGAGCACAACCGCAAGCTGCTGGCGGGTCACCTGGTGGTCTTCCTCGACGTGGGCCTCGCCGACGCGGTGTCCCGGGTCGGCCTCAACCGCGACCGGCCGCTGCTGCTGGAGAGCCCCCGCGCACAGCTCAAGCGCCTCCTCGACGAGCGGCGCCCGCTCTACCTGGACGTCGCCGCGGTGACGGTCGACACCGGTGGCCGCACGCCCGACGACGTCGCCGACGAGGTGGCCCGCCATGCCGGCTGAATCCGATTCCGCCGTGCCTGTGACCCGTATCCCGGTCGGCGGCGAGTACCCCTATGACGTCGTCGTCGGCACCGGCCTGCTCGGTGAGCTGCCCGGGCTGCTCGGCGCGGGCGTCCAGCGGGTCGCCGTCATCCATCCGGGCGCGTTGCGCACCACGGCCGACGCGGTCCGCGACGACCTCCTCGCCCAGGGCCTGGAGGCGCACGCCGTCGAGGTCCCCGACGCCGAGGAAGCCAAGTCCGCCGACGTCGCCGCGTACTGCTGGTCGGTGCTCGGGCGCATCGGCATGACCCGCTCCGACGCCGTCGTCGGCATCGGCGGGGGAGCCACCACCGACCTCGCCGGGTTCGTCGCCGCCTCGTGGCTGCGCGGGGTGCGCTGGGTGCCGATCCCGACGACGGTGCTCGGCATGGTCGACGCGGCCGTCGGCGGCAAGACCGGCATCAACACCGCCGAGGGCAAGAACCTCGTGGGCGCGTTCCATCCGCCGGCCGGTGTGCTGTGCGATCTGGCCGCCCTGGAGTCGCTGCCGGTGAACGAGTACGTCGCCGGCCTGGCCGAGGTGGTGAAGGCCGGCTTCATCGCCGACCCCACCATCCTGGACATCGTCGAGGCCGACCCCGCCGGCGCGGCCAAGCCCGACGGGCCGTACGTACGTGAGCTGGTCGAGCGGTCCATCCGGGTCAAGGCCGACGTCGTCGGCGCCGACCTGCGCGAGTCCGGGCTGCGGGAGATCCTCAACTACGGCCACACCCTCGGTCACGCCATCGAGAAGCTCGAGCGCTACTCCTGGCGCCACGGCGCGGCGGTCTCTGTCGGCATGGTCTTCGCGGCCGAGCTGGGCCGGCTGGCCGGGCGTCTCGATGACGACACCGCCGACCGGCACCGCCGCGTGCTCGAGCTGCTCGGCCTGCCGACCACGTACGACGGGGGCGCCTGGTCGCGACTGCTCGACACCATGCGCATCGACAAGAAGAGCCGCGGCGACCGGCTGCGCTTCGTCGTTCTCGACGCCCTTGCCAAGCCCGGCATCCTCGAGGCGCCCGACCCCCAGCTGCTCGCGGCCGCCTACGCCGAGGTCGCGCGCTCGGAGTAGACCGACACTGGCGACGAAGGCTAGAACCGCCACCGGGTGGGGTTGTAGTCGCCCGTCTGCGACCCGTACCCGAACGCGACCGCCGGCGCGACGGCGTGCACGTCGTACGGACCCGGCCCGGCTGTCGGCGCCCCTTCGGCGTGGAAGGCGCCGTCGCGCACCTCGACCGGCCAGTCGTACACGTCCAGGTATCGCTCGGCGACCCGGCGCAGGGTTGCGTCGTCGCGCACGATGCCGGCCCGGCCCTCGACGGACAGGTCGATGCCGCCTGCGTTCACGGCCACCACGCA
It encodes:
- the aroB gene encoding 3-dehydroquinate synthase gives rise to the protein MPAESDSAVPVTRIPVGGEYPYDVVVGTGLLGELPGLLGAGVQRVAVIHPGALRTTADAVRDDLLAQGLEAHAVEVPDAEEAKSADVAAYCWSVLGRIGMTRSDAVVGIGGGATTDLAGFVAASWLRGVRWVPIPTTVLGMVDAAVGGKTGINTAEGKNLVGAFHPPAGVLCDLAALESLPVNEYVAGLAEVVKAGFIADPTILDIVEADPAGAAKPDGPYVRELVERSIRVKADVVGADLRESGLREILNYGHTLGHAIEKLERYSWRHGAAVSVGMVFAAELGRLAGRLDDDTADRHRRVLELLGLPTTYDGGAWSRLLDTMRIDKKSRGDRLRFVVLDALAKPGILEAPDPQLLAAAYAEVARSE
- a CDS encoding type II toxin-antitoxin system prevent-host-death family antitoxin, with product MEAHWQVQEAKQRLSELLRKVADEGPQFVTRHGEEVAVVIDIVRYRELIGVDVRADFKHALTSSAAPSNDVSAVLDEIVAERALDLPRDVDLAGRA
- a CDS encoding shikimate kinase — its product is MAPRVVVVGPPGAGKTTVGRLVARRLGVGFRDTDVDIERAAGKPISDIFIEDGEPAFRELERDAVATGLAEHDGVLALGGGAVGSEHNRKLLAGHLVVFLDVGLADAVSRVGLNRDRPLLLESPRAQLKRLLDERRPLYLDVAAVTVDTGGRTPDDVADEVARHAG
- a CDS encoding pyridoxamine 5'-phosphate oxidase family protein — its product is MNTAEPHTSSMLGDDSPTTPWPQALEALDTADTYWLSTVCPDGRPHVVPLLGIVLDGTFHFCMWAGSRAGRNLAADPRCVVAVNAGGIDLSVEGRAGIVRDDATLRRVAERYLDVYDWPVEVRDGAFHAEGAPTAGPGPYDVHAVAPAVAFGYGSQTGDYNPTRWRF
- the aroC gene encoding chorismate synthase, translating into MLRWLTAGESHGPALVAVLEGLPAGVEVTTADIDAALARRRLGYGRGARMKFEADAVTVLGGLRHGRTLGSPVAIQVGNTEWPKWQQVMSADPVDPDELAGLARNAPLTRPRPGHADLAGMQKYGFEESRPVLERASARETAARVALGAVASAFLAQAYGIRLVSHTVELGTVAVPAGSPLPTADDVDALDADPLRCFDADTSKLMVAEVDAARLEGDTLGGVVEVVVTGMPPGVGSYVHGDRKLDARLAGALMGIQAIKGVEVGDGFELARTRGSKAQDEIVPVDGGGVRRTSGRSGGVEGGMSTGETLRVRAAMKPISTVPRSLRTIDTATGDVAKAHHQRSDVCAVPAAGVVTEAMVALVVAELALEKFGGDSVPETARNLKAYLEAIPPALAVR